CACGATCAAGACCCACGCGCGGCGGCTGTTCCGCAAGCTGGGTGCCAAGGACCGCGCCGAGGCCGTGGCCACCGGCTTCCGCCGCGGGATGATGCACTGAGCTGACCCAGCGGGGAGCGCCCGAGCGCGGTGTCCGGACCCCCGGACACCGCGCTCGGCCGTTCCTCGGGCGCCGCCCCTGGCCCCTGCGGCGGGACGTCGGCCTCCGAGTCGTCCTCGGTGCACCTACTCGTCGCGGGCGTGGCGACCGCCGGTGCCGTGCCGGCCGGTGGGCTCCTCGCGCTCGGCCAGGGCGGCCACCCCGTCGGCGTAGCCGCTGGCGTAGTCCCAGCTGACGTAGTCGGCCGGGTCGGGGTCGAACGGCGGCTCGTGCCGGCCGGTCTGGCCCTCGTCGAGCAGCTGGCGCAGGTTCGCCTGCATCAGTGCCCAGTCGACGTGGTGCTCCTCGTCGCAGTCGGGGCAGTCCACGACAATGCCCTTGACCCCGGTGGGCTCCAGCAGCGTGCGGAAGACCTCCAGCTCGGCCAGGTCGTCGAGCACCCCGGCCCGTTCCTCCATGGTCAGCGGTGGCTGCACCGAGTGGTCACCCGAGCCGAGCTCGCCCCCGAAGTCCGGGTCGCGATCCGGGGTCGCGCCGAATGCGTCGTCCCACGCGTCCACGTGTCCTCCTCGCCGGACGGGCCGGCCTCCTCGGTCAGTGCTGGTCAGCCAGCAGTCGGGTCGGGCGCACCCGACCACCGGACCACGGTAGCGGGGGGAGGGAGCCCTCCGGTGCTCCGCCTAGCATGTGAGGGGATCCCGTGCGCCTCGGAGGCGCTCCCACCGAAGAAGTCGAGAGGGTGGCGGCACATGCAGCCCGACGAGCGCACGCCCGAACTGCCGGCCAAGTTCGCCCCGCTGGGGCTGACCTACGACGACGTCCTGCTGGTGCCCGGTGCCTCGGACATCGTGCCCACCGACGTGGACACCAGCACGCGGCTGACCCGTGGCATCCGGCTGGCCATCCCGCTGGTCTCCTCGGCGATGGACACCGTCACCGAGTCGCGGATGGCGATCGCCATGGCCCGCGCCGGGGGCATCGGCATCCTGCACCGCAACCTCGCCGCCGAGGACCAGGCCGGTCAGGTCGACCTGGTCAAGCGCTCCGAGGCCGGCATGGTCACCAACCCGGTCACCTGCTCCCCGGACAACACCCTGGCCGAGGTCGACGCCCTCTCGGGCCGGTACCGGATCTCCGGTGCGCCCGTGGTCGACGCCGACGGCGTGCTGGTCGGCATGGTCACCAACCGGGACATGCGCTTCGAGACCGACCAGCACCGCCTCGTCCGCGACGTGATGACGCCGCTGCCGCTGGTCACCGCACCGGTGGGCGTCGACCCGGACCGCGCGCTGGCGCTGCTCAAGCAGCACAAGATCGAGAAGCTGCCGCTGGTCGACGACGCCGGCCGGCTGCGCGGGCTGATCACCGTCAAGGACTTCGTCAAGCGCGACCAGTACCCCCACGCCACCAAGGACGTCGACGGCCGGCTGTCGGTCGGGGCGGCGCTCGGCGTCGGCGAGGACGCCTACAAGCGCGCCGGGCTGCTGGTGGACGCCGGGGTCGACGTGCTCGTCGTCGACACTGCGCACGGGCACCAGCGTGCGGTGCTGGAGATGGTCGCCCGGGTGAAGGCGGACTTCGCCAACGTCGGGCACGGCGTGCAGGTCGTCGGCGGCAACATCGCCACCCGGGCCGGCGCCCAGGCGCTCATCGACGCCGGGGTCGACGCGGTCAAGGTCGGCGTCGGGCCGGGTTCGATCTGCACCACCCGCGTGGTGGCCGGGGTCGGCGTCCCGCAGGTCACCGCCATCTACGAGGCCGCGCTCGCCGCGCGCCCGGCCGGGGTCCCGGTCATCGCCGACGGCGGCCTGCAGTACTCCGGTGACATCGCCAAGGCCCTCGTCGCCGGCGCCGACACGGTGATGATCGGCGGCCTGTTCGCCGGGGTCGAGGAGGCGCCGGGCGAGCTGGTCTTCATGAACGGCAAGCAGTACAAGACCTACCGCGGGATGGGCTCCCTCGGCGCGATGCAGAAGCGCGGCAACCAGTCCTTCAGCCGCGACCGGTACTTCGCCGACGACGTCCTCTCCGACGACAAGCTCGTGCCCGAGGGGATCGAGGGCCAGGTGCCCTACCGGGGCCCGCTGTCCGGGGTCGCCCACCAGCTGGTCGGTGGCCTGCGCGCGGGCATGGGCTACGCCGGTGCGGCGACCGTCGCCGACCTGCAGGAGCGTGGCCAGCTGACCCGGATCACCTCCGCCGGGCTGACCGAGAGCCACCCGCACGACATCCAGATGACCGTCGAAGCACCGAACTACCGAGGCCGCTGACCCATGCCAGTACGTGACAACGTCGAGATCGGCCTGAACCGCTTCGCCCGCCGTGGCTACGACCTGGACGAGGTGTCGATCGTCCCCTCCCGGCGCACCCGGGACCACGACGACGTCTCCACCGCCTGGCAGATCGACGCCTTCCGGTTCGACATCCCGCTCGTCACCAGCCCCAGCGACGCGGTGGTCAGCCCGGGGACCGCGGTCGCGGTCGGGCAGGCCGGCGGGCTGGGCGTGCTCAACGCCGAGGGCCTGTGGGCCCGGTACGACGACCCGACCGACGTCTACCGCCGGCTGCGCGACGCCGCCGGGGCCGACAGCGGCCCGCCGACCGCGCTGCTGCAGCAGGTCTACGCCGAGCCGGTGAAGCCGGACCTGATCGCCGCCCGGGTCAAGGAGGTGCGGGACGCCGGCGTGACGACGGCGGTGCGCGTCTCCCCGCAGCACACCGTGGCGCTCGCCCCGACCGTGCTCGCGGCGGGGGTCGACCTGCTGGTCATCCAGGGCACCATCGTCTCCGCCGAGCACGTCACCACCGGCGGGGACGCGTTGAACCTCAAGGAGTTCATCGCCGACCTCGACGTCCCGGTGATCGTCGGGGGCGCGGCGGACTACCAGACCGCGCTGCACCTGATGCGCACCGGCGCGGCCGGCGTGATCGTCGGCGTGGGCGCCGACAGCTGGTCGACCGCGGACGCCGTCATGGGCATCCGCGTCCCGCTGGCCAGCGCGATCGCCGACGCCGCCGCGGCCCGCCGCGACTACCTGGACGAGACCGGTGGCCGGTACGTGCACGTCATCGCCAACGGCCGGATCGAGACCAGCGGCGCCATCGCCCGGGCGCTGGCCTGCGGGGCCGACGCCGTCCAGCTCGGTGAGCCGCTGCGCACCGCCGCCGAGGCCCCGGCCGGCGGCGTCTGGTGGGACTCGGTGGCCGCGCACCCGCGGCTGCCCCGCGGCGGCACATCGGCACCGGCGCAGGCCCGCGGCACGCTCGAGGAGGTGCTGCTCGGCCCGGCCACCGCCGCCGACGGGCGCACCAACCTCTTCGGTGCCCTGCGCCGCACGATGGCCAAGACCGGCTACCGGGACCTCAAGGAGTTCCAGCGGGTCGACCTGGTGCTCGGCGGCGGCAGCGACGACGCCCCCGGCCACCTGGCCGGCTGACCCCAGATGAGCAGTGGCCTGTCGAACATGGACTTCCCGACCGTGCTGGTCGTCGACTTCGGTGCCCAGTACGCCCAGCTGATCGCCCGCCGGATCCGGGAGGCCGGCGTCTACTCCGAGCTGGTCGGCTCCGACGTGCCGGTGGCCGAGCTGCTGGCCCGCGAGCCGGCGGCGATCGTGCTGTCCGGGGGTCCCTCCAGCGTCTACGCCGAGGGCGCGCCGCAGGTCGACCCGGCCGTCTTCGAGGCGGGGGTGCCTGCCTTCGGCATCTGCTACGGCTTCCAGGCGATGGCCGCCAGCCTCGGCGGCACCGTCGCCCGCACCGGGGACCGGGAGTACGGCGGCACCCCGCTGACCGTCACCACGCCCGGTCAGCTCTTCGGCCAGCTGCCCAACGAGCAGTCGGTGTGGATGAGCCACGGCGACGCGGTCAGCGCGGCGCCGCCCGGGTTCACCGTCACGGCCACCTCCACCGGTGCCCCGGTCGCGGCCTTCGAGGACGTCGACCGGCGGCTGGCCGGGGTGCAGTTCCACCCCGAGGTGAAGAACACCCCGCACGGGCAGACGGTGCTCGAGCACTTCCTGTTCGACATCGCCGGCCTGGAGCCGAGCTGGACGATGGCCAACGTCGTCGACGAGCAGGTCGCCTCGATCCGGGCGCAGATCGGCGACCGCCGGGCCATCTGCGGGCTCTCCGGTGGGGTCGACTCCGCGGTGGCCGCCGCGCTGGTCCAGCGGGCCATCGGTGACCGGCTCACCTGTGTCTACGTCGACCACGGGCTGATGCGCGAGGGGGAGACCGAGCAGATCGAGCGGGACTTCGTCGCCGTCACCGGCGCCGACCTGCGCGTCGTCGACGCCAGCGAGCAGTTCCTCGCCGCGCTGGCCGGGGTCAGCGACCCGGAGACGAAGCGGAAGATCATCGGCCGGGAGTTCATCCGGGTCTTCGAGCAGGCCGCGCTCGACGTGATCGCCGACGCCAAGGAGCACGGCGAGACCGTCGACTTCCTGGTGCAGGGCACGCTCTACCCCGACGTGGTCGAGTCCGGTGGCGGCACCGGGACGGCGAACATCAAGAGCCACCACAACGTCGGTGGGCTGCCCGAGGACCTCACCTTCACCCTGGTCGAGCCGCTGCGCACGCTGTTCAAGGACGAGGTGCGCGAGGTCGGCCGGCAGCTGGGCCTGCCCGACACCCTCGTGCAGCGCCAGCCCTTCCCCGGGCCGGGCCTGGGCATCCGGATCATCGGCGAGGTCACCCGGGAGCGGCTGGACGTGCTGCGCCAGGCCGACGCGATCGCCCGCG
The Modestobacter marinus DNA segment above includes these coding regions:
- a CDS encoding DUF5319 family protein — translated: MDAWDDAFGATPDRDPDFGGELGSGDHSVQPPLTMEERAGVLDDLAELEVFRTLLEPTGVKGIVVDCPDCDEEHHVDWALMQANLRQLLDEGQTGRHEPPFDPDPADYVSWDYASGYADGVAALAEREEPTGRHGTGGRHARDE
- the guaB gene encoding IMP dehydrogenase — protein: MQPDERTPELPAKFAPLGLTYDDVLLVPGASDIVPTDVDTSTRLTRGIRLAIPLVSSAMDTVTESRMAIAMARAGGIGILHRNLAAEDQAGQVDLVKRSEAGMVTNPVTCSPDNTLAEVDALSGRYRISGAPVVDADGVLVGMVTNRDMRFETDQHRLVRDVMTPLPLVTAPVGVDPDRALALLKQHKIEKLPLVDDAGRLRGLITVKDFVKRDQYPHATKDVDGRLSVGAALGVGEDAYKRAGLLVDAGVDVLVVDTAHGHQRAVLEMVARVKADFANVGHGVQVVGGNIATRAGAQALIDAGVDAVKVGVGPGSICTTRVVAGVGVPQVTAIYEAALAARPAGVPVIADGGLQYSGDIAKALVAGADTVMIGGLFAGVEEAPGELVFMNGKQYKTYRGMGSLGAMQKRGNQSFSRDRYFADDVLSDDKLVPEGIEGQVPYRGPLSGVAHQLVGGLRAGMGYAGAATVADLQERGQLTRITSAGLTESHPHDIQMTVEAPNYRGR
- a CDS encoding GuaB3 family IMP dehydrogenase-related protein, which translates into the protein MPVRDNVEIGLNRFARRGYDLDEVSIVPSRRTRDHDDVSTAWQIDAFRFDIPLVTSPSDAVVSPGTAVAVGQAGGLGVLNAEGLWARYDDPTDVYRRLRDAAGADSGPPTALLQQVYAEPVKPDLIAARVKEVRDAGVTTAVRVSPQHTVALAPTVLAAGVDLLVIQGTIVSAEHVTTGGDALNLKEFIADLDVPVIVGGAADYQTALHLMRTGAAGVIVGVGADSWSTADAVMGIRVPLASAIADAAAARRDYLDETGGRYVHVIANGRIETSGAIARALACGADAVQLGEPLRTAAEAPAGGVWWDSVAAHPRLPRGGTSAPAQARGTLEEVLLGPATAADGRTNLFGALRRTMAKTGYRDLKEFQRVDLVLGGGSDDAPGHLAG
- the guaA gene encoding glutamine-hydrolyzing GMP synthase, with protein sequence MDFPTVLVVDFGAQYAQLIARRIREAGVYSELVGSDVPVAELLAREPAAIVLSGGPSSVYAEGAPQVDPAVFEAGVPAFGICYGFQAMAASLGGTVARTGDREYGGTPLTVTTPGQLFGQLPNEQSVWMSHGDAVSAAPPGFTVTATSTGAPVAAFEDVDRRLAGVQFHPEVKNTPHGQTVLEHFLFDIAGLEPSWTMANVVDEQVASIRAQIGDRRAICGLSGGVDSAVAAALVQRAIGDRLTCVYVDHGLMREGETEQIERDFVAVTGADLRVVDASEQFLAALAGVSDPETKRKIIGREFIRVFEQAALDVIADAKEHGETVDFLVQGTLYPDVVESGGGTGTANIKSHHNVGGLPEDLTFTLVEPLRTLFKDEVREVGRQLGLPDTLVQRQPFPGPGLGIRIIGEVTRERLDVLRQADAIAREELTAAKLDTEIWQCPVVLLADVRSVGVQGDGRTYGHPIVLRPVSSEDAMTADWTRLPYDVLARISTRITNEVAEVNRVVLDVTSKPPGTIEWE